In Nostoc piscinale CENA21, the genomic stretch AATATATAATCAGTCCCCAAAATGGTATCAAGCGGACTAGCCAAAGTATTTTCTCGTTATTCCATTGGCGACGTGCCATATCATCTTTAACTAGCCATGACTGAAATAACCAAAATACTAACATATCTACCACAAAAGAATATGCGAGGCGATCGCTAAATAATAATTCTAATAAACCTTGCCAACGGGTTGTAATATCACCGTACTCAGGACGACCTAATACAGCCCAACTCAATGAAACCACAAAAACCCCAGCTAAAACCAAAGGTAAAACTCGGCTTTCACCTACTTTTTCGACAAATGTTAAAGCATTTTTTGGTGCTTGTGGATTTGCTTGACGCAACCCCAACCAAGGGAGAAAAAATACATTGGTCAGTAATGCTGTACCAAGTAAGAATGTAATTATTGGAAATCGCTGATTGCGACCATCAATTATAAAACCCCAAAATAATAATCCCCAAGACATCACAATGTTGAATAATCCCTCTAGTGTGGGATTACTAACTGGTGCTTCAGTAGGAAAAATGATTGGTAATACCAACCAAAAATTCATACTCAAATTGAATATTTCTTCTAATGTTTTGGTTGTGATATGCAGCAGTGATTCTCCTGGCGGAATATCACTTAATAATAAATAGCCAACATAAACTAACCACACACTCCAGATGAATATTTTGGACAAAATTACCGATAAATCATGAGGGGAAGTGGCAAGAAATTGTTTTAATTCACTGAACATTACTTTCTACGGCTATTGTTACTAATAACTTTTATCCCTAAAATTTTCAGAGTTTCGTGATAATCACTAATCGTCAGAGCAGTCAACTCTTGACCCAACAAATAAAAGCTACCCATAACTTTAACAGAATTAAATCTTCCATTCTGCGCGTTTTTAAGTGTGATTGTTGCATGTCTTTGATTATTTACGCCTTTAAGGATAAAAATGCCAGCAAAATTAAAGCTGCCTGATGTAACTAATTTATTACTATTAACACTAGCATTGATATCCGCAAATGTATAACCTAAAAACTTGAGGTTTCCAGCAATACTAGCAAAATTATTAATCTGACCATTATTACCTTTTAGCAGGGTGACTGTAGCACCATTGAAAGCTAAAATACCAAAATTAAAATTACTTGTAGCTTGCAAACCTCTCTTGCTGAGGCTAATACCTGATGCAGTAAATTGTTTTCCTAAGACAGTGACATCGCCTGATCCAACTAGCTTTCTTTTCATTAAATCAAGTTGAAAATGTGGCACACTGACATTTAGGATATTTCCTAGATTAATCGCTGCATGATTAATTTCTATGTTTTGTGAATCAAATGATAATGTTCCCTTACCCAAGGATTGATTAAAAGCGAAAATATTTGCTGTGCCTGTGGCGCTTTGGTTGATAAAGTCAACTGTCAGGTTCGGAATCATTAAATTTAGGAAACCGATTAAACCTAGCTGGACATTTTTCAAATTAATATGATTTTTGCTAACATCAAACGTGATACCTGCTAAAGTATTACCTAAAAATAAAATTGTTCCTGAACCAATGCCATTACCAGACTTTCTATCAATACTCAAGGCATCAACATCAATACTCAACAGATGCGCTAAACTAATATCAAAATTTTTAAATATGGCTGCTTCAGGTGTAATTTTAAATTCTACATTGGCAATTTCTTTGCCCATCATCTCTACATAACCATCTCCTTGAAGATACTGCTCATCAGGAGTTACTTTGAGAGATAAATCTAAACTATCGTCATCTGTACCTTTAATTTTCAAAAATTCTAAATCAATTTCTGGAACTTTTAAGGAACCCTCAATATGCTTAAAAGCTTTATCACCTTGCAAACTTAAAATTGCCTCATGACCCCAAGCATTAACTTTGCCATTAATTTCTAAACCTTCTGATATGGGTTGTGCTGCAATTGTGGTTGGGAAAGGTACATACTTAATTAAAGGATTAAGTATGCCGTCTCCATCTCTATCAAGTGGTTCAATGCTTAAGTTGAGTAAGTTTTCTAAAAATCCTAAAGCTTGATTAACTAAATCAATTGAATAACCTACTTGTTTATTAATAAAAGATGTGACTGGCCCCCGCCACAACTCTATTAAATTAACCATCTGTTTGGGGTTTAGAATTAACGCTAATCTTTCAGGATCATTAGTATCCATGAGGAATGCAACTTCCAAATCAGATTTTTCCCATTTCAAATCACCAATAAAACCAAAATTATCAAAATAAGGAGGTAAATATGTTCCGCCTCCTTGAAATCTAACATTACGAAGTTCAGTTCCAACTAAACCATAAGGATTACACCAAGGTTTTTCGCTTTGCTGGCTGAAGAATGCTGTTAAAGATTCTGGTTCTAGAGAAAGGCTACCAGATAGCGATAGTTTCGGTTCATTTTCTTGAGTGATATCGTAGCCTTCAATAATTAAGTTTCCTGTTAGTCCAAAGTTTGGTTCTAAATCAGTTCCAATATTTAAATTGATCAGTAAATTATTAAAATTAGCCTTAAGTTGTTGCTGGCACAAGAGTTGAACATCGCCAGGAATACTACCTGTTAAACTCACTTGTCCCACAGGATTAAAGCTAATCATGGCTGTGAAGCCAGCCATACCTAAATTTCCACAAATAAAGTTACTAAAATTTTCAGGTAAATTATTTAAATCAATGTCACCAATAAAATTCAATCCTTGGTTTAAGTTGATACCGCCTAACTTTTGATGAGTAAAACAATAGCTAGTATCAGTTATGTTTAGCTCTGTATTAACAAGGTCTAAATCGGTGATAATAGGTATTGTATTTGTTAAAAACTTAAAGCTGAAATTTTTAGATAATTTATATTTTAATGTGGTTTTATCTCCAAAATTTACTTCTATTTTTTGTTTATTCAGTAAGCCTTTAACAGTGATTTCGATTTTCTGTCCATTTTGAAAAACTATATATTTTGGCGTAGATATACTAATTTTATGGCTGCCAAAGATGGCATTTATGATATTATCAAGTGCCACATTCATGTATGGCACTGTACTGTGAAGTTTAAAAGTTTTATCTAAATCTAAATCCAAATCATGATGATCATCGAAATTAATTTCTGAATTTGATTTAGTTAGATTGATAAAATCTAAAGATTCAAGTTTAACTTTGATATTCTCAGGTAGGATAATTTCGGCTGAGTTAAGGATATTAGGCATAAGTAAATTATCGTAAAAGTATTTTATAGCATTTATTAATTAACTATACAAAAACTTACTAAAATTCAGTATATAGGCGCAAAAATGTTTATAAAAATAAATTAGCCCTACCTTTTTAAGTAGGGCTAATCGCTATGATTTATCTCTGCTGAAATTGATTGTTAGGCGATGTTTAAATCAACGCGGACGATTAAATCGTTGAAATCGCGATCGCCTCCTCTTGGCAAGTCTTCAAAGCCAAAGATATTACTACCTAACAAAGCAATTTGGTCTGTTTGTCTGGTGTTAGCACCTAAGAATGGGAAGTAAACCGCAGGATTTCTGGGGTTACTATCTAAAACGGCTTCTGGTGTGCCATTGGCAATAATAAATGGCGCATAGATATAACCTCCTTGCAGGGTTGCAGAGTAGGTTGCTGTTCCACGGTTGGCTGTTAAGTCAATTCCTGAAACACGGTTGCGGACAGCCGCTTCGGTATAACCAGCTTGTCCGGGTAAGATATCTGCTTGGCCATCTCCGTTGAGGTCAATACCACCATTCACATCGGTGACTCGGTAGAAACTGGCGTAGTTTCTATAGCCTGCATCTTTGCTAACGACAAAATCAGCAGTGACCAATTCTGTCACGTTACGCAAGTCAATGAGTTCGGCTTGTGATTGACCTTGCAAAACTGTACCAATTGGTAAAACTGTGTCGGTCGATTGGATATTTACCACTAAATCTTGGAAAGGCTGACCATTTCCTGGTTGAAATTCCCAAGCGAGGGAGAATGTATCGTTACCTAAGTCGGTGATTCTTTGGGTGTTGGGATTAGCGAAAATGACATTGTTGCTAGAGATATTACCAGCGCGGACATCATCACTAGTACCGCTTCTAACTACATAGAATCTGAGTTGGTCGCCTGAATCAAATTCTAGTAATCTCGAAACATCGGCGTTGTTTAAGCCACGATTCACCGCAGAGAAGATGGTTCTTGCCCTTTCTAAAGCGGCTTCAGTGTAACCTGCTTCGCCTGGGGCGATACCGTTGATTCTACCTGCGGCATCATCTACAGTAAACACACCGATTTCATTGGTACGGCTAGTACTGCGTCTGGTGAGGTCTACTTGCAGTTGGGTTTTGGCACCACTACCCTTGATTGTGAATATATCACTGTTGGGAATTTGGGCGAGAGAGCGATCGCTATCACTAATACTAACAGTAGCAGTGGTGTTAGTTCTGGCAAGGTCGTAGTTGTTACCATCAACTAACGTCAAAGTTATGGTTTCATTGCCTTCTACCAAATTATCATCAATTGGTTTAACGGCAATATCGACGTAGGAACTACCAGCCGCAATGGTTGCTGTACCTGTGAGGCTGTCGTAATCACTACCGTTAGTAGCAGTACCACCAACAGTATAGTTAAAGGTTAAAGCCGTATTGGTATTACCAGCACGAGAAATGCGGAAGGTTGCAGGGGTGGAATTTCCTTCTGTTGTATTGGATGTGGTGCTTGTAACACTAATCACACCAGTAGTTAAATTCAGGGGCTTGTCTAGGTGCAGGAGAATAATTTCGTTGTTGTCGATGTCTCCTGGTCTACCTTGGGAGAAGGGATAATTATTATCGTTGGCAACCAAGATAGTGTTCGCATCCAGTACCAACACATCTTCAATGGTGACAAAGGGGAAGGTAAATGTTGTGCTACCGTCTCGATTCAAGTCATTGGGGTCTTGAATATTCAGTAAATCGGCGACTTCTTCTTTTTCCACAAAGCCATTAGCATCGCGTTTTGAGAAGTCTACTTTGAAGATTTTCTTGAATTGGGCGGCGCTACCTTGCAAACCATCCCGTTCAATTACCAGATATTCATTTTCGTTGATGACGGTGAAATCACCAATGGCATAACTGGGGTTATCCAAACGGTAGTAACCAACCAAACCTTGATATTGTTCTGATGCGACATCAAATTTATAAATCCGCAGTGAACCAGCAGGGTCGCCAGCCACAGTACCTTCTAATAATGGGTACAAAGTTTGTCTGTCGGGACTGATGGCTAAACCTTCAAAGCCTCTGGAACCACCAAGGTTAGCAACGGCTGGCTGTCCCACAAATTGGTCGCGGACTAAATCACCGACACCAGGAAAATCGGTAAAGTAAGCATCTACACCCAACTCGATAAACTGTCTGTATTCTGCTAGTGGGTCGCCGTTGTAATCGGATGCTAAGAACACACTTTCATTGCGGAAAGTGTAAGGATGCACCTGCAAACCTGCGGCGTGGGCATCTTGTACCAAGGTTGTGGGCGTACCCAAGACTCTATCTGCATCGGTAATTGAACCATCACCATCAAGGTCATCTGGTCTACCATCACCGTTGCGGTCTACCGTTGTAGCGGGGATAATCAGGCGTTTGTTAGGCCCAATCCCGACTGCGTAAGTTGCGATCGCTGCTAGTCCTGTCGGTCTAATTAAGTCGCCGTAGGTGCGAGTGTCACCATTAAATCTAAAGTCGTAAGGCTGATCTGTCGCGCCACCAATTAACTGAATTAAGGGGATATCAATTCTGGCGGCGGGTAAGATATTTTGTTTCAATTCCCGCAGATTACCCACCTCAAAGGATTGAATAAATACTCTGTCGGGATCAGTAAAGTTTTCCGCAACTAAAACATTTACTAGCAGTTGTCCCAGACTGGTATTGATGGGTGTACCGTCAATGCGTCTACCTTCAACAGCAAAGTAAGTCGGGTGTTTGGTTTCGGGATAAATGCCGATTTTCCGACCAGTTTCAGCTTCTACTTGCTGCACCAAATCAATGATTTCTTCGAGGGTAGGAACTTTCAACCCATCATTGTTAAATCTGGTTCCGCGCAAGCCCGGTAAGCGTTCAATTGCATTTAGAGTTTTGATTTCGTCAAGGGTGAGGTCTTCGGTAAACCAACCTCTGATAGTTCTACCATCGATAACTTTGGTCGTCAGTCGGTCAGCAAACTCAGGACGCAGGTAAATATCGGTGCTGGTGTCAGTCAGATTAACTGAACCATCATTGTTGAGAATTGCCAACGCATTTTCGTGACGGGCGATTAAACGTCCATCTTTGGTTGCTACTAAGTCAGGTTCGATGAAATCTGCACCTTGAGCGATCGCTAGTCGATAAGATTCTAAGGTATGTTCTGGTCGTTCACCACTCGCACCACGATGTCCAATAACTAATGGTGCATCACCACTTAAAGTATTAAATTCTCGCAGGTTGCGGACATCAGGGTTTTGCGGCGACCTGACAAACTGCCCAGTTAACTGGTCACGCACCAAATCACCAGTACCAGGAAAATCTGTAAAGTAACCATCCACACCTAAATTGATAAACTGGCGAAATTCCGCTTGAGGATCACCGTTATAGTCTGATGCCAGATAACGCTCTTCGTTGCGGAAAGTATAAGGATGAACTAACAAGCCTGCATTATGGGCATCGCCTACCAAAGAGGTTGGTGCAGTTAAGGTTTTATCTGCGTCGTTAACTAATCCATCGCCGTTGACATCATCGGCTTGACCATCACCGTTAGCATCCACACCGCGAACCGAAACTATCATCCGTTTCCAAGGGCCAATTCCGTCGGCGTAGGTAGCAATTTCTCGCAAACCTTCGGGTGTTCTTAAGTCGCCGTAGGTGCGAGAATCACCACTAACTTCAAAATCAAAAGGTTGATATTCAATCAAGGAACCATCAACTCTGACATCACGCGCATCCAATAACTGAATTAACGGTAAATCAATCCCCGCAGCCGGGAAGAGGACATTATTGAGTTGCTTAAGATTACCGACCTCAAAAGATTGAATAAATACTCTATCAGGGTCAGTAAAGTCATTCTCAACTAAGAGGTCTACTAACTTTTGACTGATATCTTGATTGATGGGAGTACCATCGAGTTTTGTCCCGACGGATGCAAAGTAGGTGGGATGCTTAGTTTCGGGATAAATGCCGATTTTCTTACCTGTATCTGCTTCTACCTGCTTCACTAAATCAATGATTTCTTGCAAGGTAGGAATTTCGTACAAGTCGTTAAAGGCTTGAGTGCGGAAACTCGGCTGGATTCTGGCGCGGAGGGTTTTAATTTCTGCGAGTGTGAAGTCCTCAACAAAGAAACCTTCCTCAGCGATACCATCTACAATTTTAGTTCTAAGGCGATCAGCAAATTCTGGATGATCTAAAACATTGGTGGTGTTGATGATATTCGGTTCGTGACGGGCAATTAAGACACCATCTTTTGTCACCACCAAGTCCGGTTCAATGAAGTCTGCACCCTGTTGAATCGCCAACATATAAGAACCAAGGGTGTGTTCTGGTAGTTCACCGCTTGCGCCCCGGTGTCCGATGACAATTGGTGTTTGACCGTTGAGGGTGTTGAGGTTGGTAATGTTGGGTGTGGGAATTGGTGCATCTAACAGTTTGCCGGTTGCATCAAAGTGCAGCAAGTAAGGGCCAAACTCATCACCAATCCAGAAAGTACCATCTTCCGCAATCACGAAAGATTCAATATCAAAATCTGCACCAGTTAACAGGCGATCGCTGGTGTTTTCATTCACAATGCGGAAAGGAACTTTATTATCTGGGTCAGATAACTGAATAAAGTTCAAAATATTGACGCTACCGTTACCCCCTGGTTCTGCACCCCGGAAACTTGGATCAGCACGATAAATCCGCAGTAGGTAGTCTGCGCTGTTATTTTGACTACCAAAACCATTGTCAGAGAGGAAGTAAAAGGAATTATCATCAGCCCTTTGGACACCACTAAACCCTTGTATCGGTTGGGCGGCGAAGGGGACATTCCGGCCGTTGGTTCCGGTAATTGCACTACCAGACCTTGGCCCTTCAGCAAAGGTATCAGCCGGAAGTGAAGCAAAGCCTTTGAGGGTGACTCTGGGGACAAACTGGGAAGTATCAGGATTGCGGGGATCGTAACCTGTGGTATCGATGGTTAAAGCTTCTGGGAAAGCGTTGGCGATGTTTTCCCAAGGAACAAATTTAAAGTTACTGCTGATGTTTTCAATTTCCCCATCATCTTCTACAAGTACGGCGGGATCATTAGAACCGTCTTGGGTGATAAACACACCATTAGGGAAGTTAGCGCCTAAAGGTACATTGATCACATCTGCACCGTCAGACTCCTGCACACTATCAATTGACCCGTTGTTACCGACAGCAAAGCTACCTATATACTCGTTATTACCTGCACGGTTGTAAGCCACAAAGGTGTTATCGCCTTGGCTAGAAGCTAATAGATAGCCTTGACCATCGCTACCATAGTAAATTGTCAATCCTTCCACATCATCGCTAAGGTTACTACCACCCAAATCTCGGACGCGATCAATGAGTGTACCTGTATTGCTTCCGTAGGGTTCTGCGTCAAATTTCCAAATACCGACATCTTCTTGACCGATGTATAAATAGCCCGTTTCTTGGTCTACTACCATCCCTTCGGTTTGGGGCGATCGCCCTGCTGTAGTCGGAATGGTAAACTGTCTGACTAGTTCTGCACCAATTTGACCATTACCTTTGTCTATTAGTTTTAATTGAGCAACGTCTCCAGTTTCCCGACGGCTAACAAAGGCATAGTAATCATTGCTTTGGGGGCTGCGGTATAGCGCCAAACCATAAGCACTGCGTTCGTTGGATGAATAAGGCGGTTCAAAAGGTGCTGCTTGGAAAATAGTACCAAGACTGCTATCGGTAATTTCTTCTAAATATTCACCGGGGGTTGTGGGGTTGGGATTAATTTTGAAGATTGCCAGTTTATCATTTTCGCGATCGCTGGCTACGGCAATATCAATTGTGGTATCACCCAGTTTAAATCCATATTGCAAATCAATATTGTTGTAGCGAATATCTCCTGGATTGACTGTTTGTAACAATTCACCAGACAAGTTGTAAACCCGCAACCCGCCATTTTTCACCGAGGTTAATACCAAACTGTTAGCAGAATTGGTGGCGTTGACATAAATCGCTGGGTCATCTGCATCAGCATTTTGGATATCATCATCCAACAAAGCGGGGCTGGTTTCGACAGTCGGCGCAACAGTAGGAATTAAATCTGCACCCAAAGTTAGAATTTGGGTAAATTGGGTGGCGCTGAAGTTATTGTCACTCACCAAAACAATAGATTGACGACCATCTGGTAAGGTGGGGCCAAACTCTATCCCTTCGATGTTATCCAAGCCCGTTGGTAAATCCAAATCATTCAAATTCAACACTAAGCGTTTTTGGGCTGGTTGAATTGCAGCTAATTGTTCCGCAGTCAAACTACTGAGTGAGTCAATGCTGCTGATATCAGTTGCACCTTGGAGAGAGATTTCGTAGATTTTGATTGTATTACCTGTACCGGGAACGCCTGTAGAAAAGGAACGTTCTACAGCGAGTATTGTCCCGCGATTATCGATAGCTAGTAAATCTACTAAGCCATTAGTGCTAAATGCAGTTTCAGGATTAGATGTTTCTGCTACTGGGTCAGTGACATACAGATATTCTTTAGTTGGCTGTCCTGTAGCTAAGTTGTATTGCAGAATGCGCGAAGGTGTACCCGCAGTCAGAGAAGCCACCGCCCCATCTTGGAATAAGGCGTTTTCTGTAGCGGTGAATAAAGTTGTTTGGTCTGGGGTGATGGTGAGGCTTTCAAAGGCTAAGTTATTTCTGACACCAGATGTTTGGCTATTATCTGGTTGAACTACTGGTAAGAATTTAGTCGGGATAGTTAGCGATCGCAATTCTTGACCTGTAGTCAGAGAAAATTCCCTGACAAACGGATTTGTTACCCGACCAGCCCCAGGATTGACTTCTCCTTCCGAAGAAATGAAAACTGTATTGTTGGTAATTAAGACAATATCTTCTGGGTCTAAACTCAAAGCCGTAAAGAAATTACCATTGGTATCTCTCAGGGGAGTGACATTAGTAAAAGTCACACTATTATTGGCAGGATCACCAGTGAAAGTATAAAAGCGAGCGGGGCCAATTTGGGAGCGATCGTCCGAAATGGCATAGTAACGATTATTAGCAGCATCGTAAGCAAGACCAGATAAACCACCTACTTGAGTTGGCGTACCATTAACAATTCCTGCTACACCAGAAGGAACAAAACCTGTAGCAAAAATCTGTTGTCCTAAAAATTCTATGTTGGTGATAGTTTTACCAGCTTGCATATTTTTGGGTATGGATAAATCAGGATTCAGAGAAGCGATTTCCACTTTTACTCACTAACAATTTGTGAGTTTGTGAACAGGCGATGCCCCTGGCAAGCCGCTGCGCGTCTACGCAAATTTGCCATGAAAATATAAACCGCAAAGATGCACTTTACAGCTTGGGAGATCGCACCATGAGATGATTGTTAGATTCAGTGCTTCACGCTATCCCAGCTAGGTTAAGAAATACCTAGCAAAAGGTTAATTAAACTTCCTTGTCTGAACTTTGGAAAAGTCAGCTTGTTAGTGTAGCGCCTGTTTGGAGAGATGAGGGGGATGAGGGCGACAAGGTAGACAAGGGGGGCAAGGTAGAGAGATGTTAATCATAAGAAAACGTAGACGCGCAAGCGGCTTCCCGTAGGGTAGTACACCAATCTCTGTAAATATTTTATCTCTTCTTTCTTTGTGTTCTTTGCGCCCTTTGTGGTTCGTTATCTGATTCAGTGTAACTTCACACAGAGTTGGTATAAGTCCTACATATAAGTAGTAGACTACCGAAATTCATCCGCGTCCATCTGCGTTTATCTGCGGTTAATTTTCTTCTTGTCAGTCCAGTAGAGTCACGAATCAATTTCCTGATTGCAGCGATCGCACAACCCCAACAAGGTCTGTGTCAGATAATTTTTCTCTTAAAATCGGAATTTGCAGATAAAATTTTACCACAGATTGAGACAAAATCACGAAAGTATGCTTTAAATATAAAGTTAATCTCTCACAACGGTTTTGACCTCGACATTGTACCGTTTTTCAGCGTTCAGGGTCAGGCAATGGAGTTTCTTCGGCAAAGATAGCAATTTGCAGCAGAAAAAACAGTTGTCTGCGGTGATTCAGGTAATGATATTGCATTGTTCGCTGTGGGCTATGAAGAGGGAATCATATTTGGTAATGCTCAATGGCATACTAAAAATCCGACTGACTATCGGTACTAAGTACAAAACCCTTGTGTTGAGGGAATTCTAAAAGTTTTGTAATATTGTGGATTCTTATGATTAGTTATCTCAAAGGTCTTGTTGCGGGTGTTCAGACAATTGGCGGTAGTCGCGTTATTTTGACGATCGAAGTCAATGGTATTGGTTACGATTTGCAAGTTCCCCAAAGGTTAGCACAGCAGTTACCAGAATCAGGCGGAGTGGTGCAAATTTTCACTCATTACCAAATTCGGGAGGAAGTGCCTTTACTGTATGGCTTTGCTTCACCAGCAGAACGGGACTTATTTCGCCACTTGCTAACGGTTAGCGGGATTGGTGCAGCCTTGGCGATCGCTCTCTTAGATACTTTGGAATTACCCGATTTAGTCCAAGCCATCATCGCAGGTAACACCCAAATCTTAATTCAAGCCCCTGGAGTGGGCAAAAAAACCGCAGAACGCATCTGTTTAGAACTGAAAAGTAAATTGATTGAATGGCGCAAATCAGCAGGGTTCTTCGTCGCTACAGGCGGCCCAGCACCAGGAATTTTAGAAGAAGTGCAGATGACTTTGTTTGCCTTGGGTTACACAGCCCACGAAGTCAGCCACGCCTTACACGTTGTTAGTGAAGACATTGGACTACCCAAAGATGCTTATGTGGAAGATTGGATTAAACAAGCGATCGCTCACCTCAGCAGCGAACAAGTACAGTAATATTAATTCGTAATGGTGATGCGTCTGCCATATCAGAAAATTAGCGCAGCGACAGAGCAGAGTAATAGCTATGACACCAGAAGAAGAATGTCTAAAGATTTATCTAGTTATAGCTAGAGTCACATAGACTGAGGAGTGAAAGAATAGCTGCTAAAATCCCTTCAATTTCATGAAGCTGTATATTATTCGCCCTAAAACTTCCTCAGTTACTCGCTCTCTTTCCCTGATGTCAAGAAAATTAACGCCTCAAAGTCGGAGGATGCAAGCGGCGGAAGTAAAAGCTTTTTGGCAGCAAGACTCAGTTTATCAAGAAATTCAAC encodes the following:
- a CDS encoding phytase gives rise to the protein MEIASLNPDLSIPKNMQAGKTITNIEFLGQQIFATGFVPSGVAGIVNGTPTQVGGLSGLAYDAANNRYYAISDDRSQIGPARFYTFTGDPANNSVTFTNVTPLRDTNGNFFTALSLDPEDIVLITNNTVFISSEGEVNPGAGRVTNPFVREFSLTTGQELRSLTIPTKFLPVVQPDNSQTSGVRNNLAFESLTITPDQTTLFTATENALFQDGAVASLTAGTPSRILQYNLATGQPTKEYLYVTDPVAETSNPETAFSTNGLVDLLAIDNRGTILAVERSFSTGVPGTGNTIKIYEISLQGATDISSIDSLSSLTAEQLAAIQPAQKRLVLNLNDLDLPTGLDNIEGIEFGPTLPDGRQSIVLVSDNNFSATQFTQILTLGADLIPTVAPTVETSPALLDDDIQNADADDPAIYVNATNSANSLVLTSVKNGGLRVYNLSGELLQTVNPGDIRYNNIDLQYGFKLGDTTIDIAVASDRENDKLAIFKINPNPTTPGEYLEEITDSSLGTIFQAAPFEPPYSSNERSAYGLALYRSPQSNDYYAFVSRRETGDVAQLKLIDKGNGQIGAELVRQFTIPTTAGRSPQTEGMVVDQETGYLYIGQEDVGIWKFDAEPYGSNTGTLIDRVRDLGGSNLSDDVEGLTIYYGSDGQGYLLASSQGDNTFVAYNRAGNNEYIGSFAVGNNGSIDSVQESDGADVINVPLGANFPNGVFITQDGSNDPAVLVEDDGEIENISSNFKFVPWENIANAFPEALTIDTTGYDPRNPDTSQFVPRVTLKGFASLPADTFAEGPRSGSAITGTNGRNVPFAAQPIQGFSGVQRADDNSFYFLSDNGFGSQNNSADYLLRIYRADPSFRGAEPGGNGSVNILNFIQLSDPDNKVPFRIVNENTSDRLLTGADFDIESFVIAEDGTFWIGDEFGPYLLHFDATGKLLDAPIPTPNITNLNTLNGQTPIVIGHRGASGELPEHTLGSYMLAIQQGADFIEPDLVVTKDGVLIARHEPNIINTTNVLDHPEFADRLRTKIVDGIAEEGFFVEDFTLAEIKTLRARIQPSFRTQAFNDLYEIPTLQEIIDLVKQVEADTGKKIGIYPETKHPTYFASVGTKLDGTPINQDISQKLVDLLVENDFTDPDRVFIQSFEVGNLKQLNNVLFPAAGIDLPLIQLLDARDVRVDGSLIEYQPFDFEVSGDSRTYGDLRTPEGLREIATYADGIGPWKRMIVSVRGVDANGDGQADDVNGDGLVNDADKTLTAPTSLVGDAHNAGLLVHPYTFRNEERYLASDYNGDPQAEFRQFINLGVDGYFTDFPGTGDLVRDQLTGQFVRSPQNPDVRNLREFNTLSGDAPLVIGHRGASGERPEHTLESYRLAIAQGADFIEPDLVATKDGRLIARHENALAILNNDGSVNLTDTSTDIYLRPEFADRLTTKVIDGRTIRGWFTEDLTLDEIKTLNAIERLPGLRGTRFNNDGLKVPTLEEIIDLVQQVEAETGRKIGIYPETKHPTYFAVEGRRIDGTPINTSLGQLLVNVLVAENFTDPDRVFIQSFEVGNLRELKQNILPAARIDIPLIQLIGGATDQPYDFRFNGDTRTYGDLIRPTGLAAIATYAVGIGPNKRLIIPATTVDRNGDGRPDDLDGDGSITDADRVLGTPTTLVQDAHAAGLQVHPYTFRNESVFLASDYNGDPLAEYRQFIELGVDAYFTDFPGVGDLVRDQFVGQPAVANLGGSRGFEGLAISPDRQTLYPLLEGTVAGDPAGSLRIYKFDVASEQYQGLVGYYRLDNPSYAIGDFTVINENEYLVIERDGLQGSAAQFKKIFKVDFSKRDANGFVEKEEVADLLNIQDPNDLNRDGSTTFTFPFVTIEDVLVLDANTILVANDNNYPFSQGRPGDIDNNEIILLHLDKPLNLTTGVISVTSTTSNTTEGNSTPATFRISRAGNTNTALTFNYTVGGTATNGSDYDSLTGTATIAAGSSYVDIAVKPIDDNLVEGNETITLTLVDGNNYDLARTNTTATVSISDSDRSLAQIPNSDIFTIKGSGAKTQLQVDLTRRSTSRTNEIGVFTVDDAAGRINGIAPGEAGYTEAALERARTIFSAVNRGLNNADVSRLLEFDSGDQLRFYVVRSGTSDDVRAGNISSNNVIFANPNTQRITDLGNDTFSLAWEFQPGNGQPFQDLVVNIQSTDTVLPIGTVLQGQSQAELIDLRNVTELVTADFVVSKDAGYRNYASFYRVTDVNGGIDLNGDGQADILPGQAGYTEAAVRNRVSGIDLTANRGTATYSATLQGGYIYAPFIIANGTPEAVLDSNPRNPAVYFPFLGANTRQTDQIALLGSNIFGFEDLPRGGDRDFNDLIVRVDLNIA
- the ruvA gene encoding Holliday junction branch migration protein RuvA, which translates into the protein MISYLKGLVAGVQTIGGSRVILTIEVNGIGYDLQVPQRLAQQLPESGGVVQIFTHYQIREEVPLLYGFASPAERDLFRHLLTVSGIGAALAIALLDTLELPDLVQAIIAGNTQILIQAPGVGKKTAERICLELKSKLIEWRKSAGFFVATGGPAPGILEEVQMTLFALGYTAHEVSHALHVVSEDIGLPKDAYVEDWIKQAIAHLSSEQVQ